GAGGGGGCTTGCTCCCGATTGCGGTGTGACAGTCGACCAAGACATTGACTGATCTGCCGTCAATCGGGGGCAAGCCCCCTCCCACAGTTTTCTCCTGTGTGTCAGTCAGAGCTGGTAGTTCTGCGTGATTCGCCAGGCGCCGATATTCAACGCAGGTAATCCAGGCTATGACAACACTGAAGATCCAATGTGGGAGGGGGCTTGCCCCCGATGGCGGTGTGACAGTCAACCAGGATATTGACTGATCTACCGTCATCGGGAGCAAGCCCCCTCCCACAGTTTTGCCCCTGGGTGCCAGTCAGAGTTGGTAGTTCTTCAGTTCCCTGGCAATCACCATTCGCTGAATCTCGCTGGTGCCTTCGTAAATCTGGGTGATCCGTGCATCCCGGTAGTAACGCTCCACCGGATAGTCCTCCAGATACCCATACCCGCCATGAATCTGCATCGCCTTGGAGCAGACTTTTTCGGCGATTTCCGAGGCGAACAGCTTGGCCTGGGACGCTTCCGACAGGCACGGCTTGCCGGCGCTGCGCAGGCGCGCGGCATGCAGGATCAGCAGGCGTGCCGCATTCAACTGGGTTTGCATGTCGGCCAGCAGGTTGGCCACGCTCTGGTGTTCGATGATCGCTTTGTCGAACTGCACCCGGTCACGGGCATAGGCCAATGCCGCTTCAAAGGCAGCACGCGCGATGCCCAGGGCCTGGGCGGCGATGCCAATACGCCCTCCCTCCAGGTTGGACAGGGCGATGGCCAGGCCTTTGCCACGCTCGCCCAGCAGGTTCGCTTCGGGCACCGCGCATTGGTTGAAGGTCACCGCGCAGGTGTCCGATGCCCGAATGCCCATCTTGTGTTCAGTGCGGTCGACCACAAAGCCCGGGGTGTCAGTAGGCACCAGAAACGCAGATATGCCTTTCTTGCCCAGTTCCGGGTCGGTCACGGCAAACACAATGGCTAACTGGGCGCGCTTGCCGTTGCTGACAAACTGCTTGGCACCGTTGATCACCCACTGGCCGTCGCGCAGTTCGGCACGGGTGCGCAAGTTGTGGGCTTCGGAGCCGGCCTGGGGTTCGGTCAGACAGAAGCAGCCGATGGCCTTGCCGCTGGCGAGTGCGGCCAGCCAGGCATGCTTCTGTGCCTCTGTGCCGTAGTTGAGGACCGGGCCGCAACCCACTGAATTATGGATACTCATCAAAGCGCCAGTGGCACCGTCACCCGCGGAAATTTCCTCCACGGCCAGGGCATACGCCACGTAATCCACGTAGGTACCGCCCCATTCTTCCGGGACCACCATACCGAGCAGGCCCAGCTCGCCCATCTTGGTCACCAGCGCGTCGTCGATCCAGCCAGCCTTTTCCCAGGCCTGGGCGTGGGGGGCTATTTCGCCACGGGCAAAGTCACGTGCCATGTCGCGAATCATCACTTGTTCTTCTGTATATTCAAGATCTTGCATGGCTTATTTCCCAATCTGCGCGAAGTCACGAAAGAAGCTGTCGACGTGGCTGGCGTCCAGCGCATGAACCGATGGCGGGTTCCACTGCGGTTTTTTGTCCTTATCGATAATCAGGGCGCGAACCCCTTCGATCAGGTCGCCACGTGCAAACCACTGGCGGTCCAGGTGCAGTTCCAGGGCGAAGCACTGCTCCAGGCGCAGATGGCGCCCACGGCGCAGCATCTGCAGGGTCACCGCCATGGCGAGAGGC
This genomic stretch from Pseudomonas orientalis harbors:
- a CDS encoding acyl-CoA dehydrogenase family protein, with translation MQDLEYTEEQVMIRDMARDFARGEIAPHAQAWEKAGWIDDALVTKMGELGLLGMVVPEEWGGTYVDYVAYALAVEEISAGDGATGALMSIHNSVGCGPVLNYGTEAQKHAWLAALASGKAIGCFCLTEPQAGSEAHNLRTRAELRDGQWVINGAKQFVSNGKRAQLAIVFAVTDPELGKKGISAFLVPTDTPGFVVDRTEHKMGIRASDTCAVTFNQCAVPEANLLGERGKGLAIALSNLEGGRIGIAAQALGIARAAFEAALAYARDRVQFDKAIIEHQSVANLLADMQTQLNAARLLILHAARLRSAGKPCLSEASQAKLFASEIAEKVCSKAMQIHGGYGYLEDYPVERYYRDARITQIYEGTSEIQRMVIARELKNYQL